The DNA sequence TTCAACAATGCGTAAGGTACGAAGCGTGGCCGGTGATTCGGTGAATCTTTTGCTGTACCGCGAAACCGGTCGCAGCGATGACAGCGCCGAAGAAGCCCTCTGGACACTCAACCCGACCCTGGCCGAGCACGGCCCGATCCTGCCGGCAGGTGTCTGGGTGACACTGCCGGAACTCGATAGCAAACCGGCCGCGATCAGACCGGTTATGGCCTGGGATTAAGGAGGCTGCATGGCACAGGGATTTACGCCGGCGATCGA is a window from the Pseudomonas gozinkensis genome containing:
- a CDS encoding tail protein X codes for the protein MRKVRSVAGDSVNLLLYRETGRSDDSAEEALWTLNPTLAEHGPILPAGVWVTLPELDSKPAAIRPVMAWD